One window of Erwinia aphidicola genomic DNA carries:
- a CDS encoding DUF883 family protein produces the protein MSKDTTSEHLRAELKNLADTLEEVLSSSTEKSKTELDKLRSKAQSALKDTRARLGDSGDRIAQTTREAAERTDVYVRDNPWTSVGIGAAVGVVLGVLLTRR, from the coding sequence ATGTCTAAAGATACTACCTCAGAACATCTGCGCGCCGAGCTGAAAAACCTGGCTGACACGCTGGAAGAAGTGCTTAGCTCCTCAACTGAAAAATCCAAAACCGAGCTGGATAAGCTGCGCAGTAAAGCACAGAGCGCGCTGAAAGATACCCGTGCCCGCCTGGGTGACTCTGGCGACCGCATCGCGCAGACCACGCGTGAAGCAGCAGAGCGCACCGATGTCTACGTGCGCGATAACCCATGGACCAGCGTGGGTATCGGTGCTGCTGTCGGTGTGGTTCTGGGCGTGCTGCTGACCCGTCGTTAA
- a CDS encoding glutathione S-transferase family protein has translation MGQLIDGVWHDRWYDTKSTGGRFKRSESAFRNWVTADGSAGPHGKGGFQAEAGRYHLYVSLACPWAHRTLIMRQLKGLEEMITVSVVHPLMLENGWTFDEDFPAATGDSLYQNEYLYQLYLHADPQYSGRVTVPVLWDKHQHTIVSNESADIIRMLNSAFDGVGARAGDYYPANLRAEIDELNAWIYDSVNNGVYKSGFATSQAAYDEAVNALFIALDRLESILGKHRYLTGEQLTEADIRLWTTLVRFDPVYVTHFKCDRHRIGDCLNLNGFLRDLYQMPGLAETVNIEHIRHHYYCSHKTINPSGVISLGPAWDWDEPHGRDRHFG, from the coding sequence ATGGGACAACTTATTGACGGCGTCTGGCACGATCGGTGGTATGACACCAAATCGACCGGCGGCCGCTTTAAACGCTCCGAATCGGCCTTTCGCAACTGGGTCACTGCCGATGGCAGCGCAGGCCCGCACGGCAAGGGTGGATTTCAGGCGGAGGCGGGGCGCTATCACCTGTATGTTTCACTGGCCTGCCCGTGGGCGCACCGCACGCTGATTATGCGCCAGCTGAAAGGGCTGGAGGAGATGATCACCGTCTCCGTGGTGCATCCGCTGATGCTGGAGAACGGCTGGACGTTTGATGAAGATTTCCCTGCTGCTACCGGCGACAGCCTGTATCAGAACGAATATCTTTACCAACTTTACCTGCATGCAGACCCGCAGTATAGCGGGCGCGTTACCGTGCCGGTGCTGTGGGATAAACATCAGCACACCATCGTGAGCAATGAGTCCGCCGATATCATCCGCATGCTGAACAGCGCATTTGATGGCGTAGGCGCGCGCGCCGGCGATTATTATCCGGCAAACCTGCGGGCAGAAATTGATGAGCTGAACGCCTGGATCTACGACAGCGTCAACAATGGCGTGTATAAGTCAGGATTTGCCACCAGCCAGGCGGCTTACGATGAGGCGGTGAATGCGCTATTCATCGCGCTGGATCGGCTGGAGTCGATCCTCGGCAAGCATCGCTATCTGACCGGGGAGCAGCTGACCGAAGCCGATATTCGGCTGTGGACCACGCTGGTGCGCTTCGACCCGGTGTACGTCACCCACTTTAAGTGCGACCGCCATCGCATCGGCGACTGTCTCAATCTCAACGGTTTCCTGCGCGATCTGTACCAGATGCCGGGCCTGGCCGAGACGGTGAATATTGAGCATATCCGCCATCACTACTACTGCAGCCACAAAACCATCAATCCGAGCGGCGTGATCTCACTCGGCCCGGCCTGGGACTGGGATGAGCCGCACGGACGCGACCGTCACTTTGGCTGA
- a CDS encoding YqjK-like family protein encodes MSREREARKAALLKEIQQQRLDLSAGRKAWLVRTERYDHGWLALLSAKRYLALGSGLMAIWSARNPRKLGRLARRGLGLWSTWRVVRNYLPRR; translated from the coding sequence ATGAGCCGTGAACGTGAAGCCCGAAAGGCGGCGCTGCTGAAGGAGATCCAGCAGCAGCGCCTGGACCTGAGTGCCGGGCGTAAAGCCTGGCTCGTACGGACCGAGCGCTACGACCACGGCTGGCTGGCTCTCCTCAGCGCGAAACGCTATCTGGCGCTCGGCAGTGGTCTGATGGCCATCTGGTCGGCGCGCAACCCGCGCAAACTCGGGCGCCTGGCCCGACGTGGCCTGGGCCTGTGGAGTACCTGGCGCGTAGTGCGTAACTATCTGCCCCGCCGTTGA
- a CDS encoding SulP family inorganic anion transporter: protein MNLKTLRQDIPAGLVVFLVALPLCLGIAQASGLPPFVGLLTGVVGGLVVTTFSPSKFAVSGPAAGLVTIVTGAIETLGSFSALLLALIIAGVLQFMFGVLRAGRFISLVPGTVIKGMLAAIGILLIIQQIPVALGAKGESDLTSLLTGGSLNISLPAVAVSLSGLLILWLWTTPAVKRNKWLAWAPGPLVAVLLGCLATVFGARLMPELSAGLPRISLPAFDSIQALTGELERPDWLAWQNPAVYIVALTLAIVASLETLLSQEALKKLRPQNPPPSPDKEMRAQGIGNALCGFLGGLPITAVIVRSSVNVSAGAQSKLSILLHGVLLLICGLWFSGMLNAIPLASLAAVLLYTGYKLAAPGLFVAQMRQGAQQSVPFLATVGGILIFGMLAGIGIGLATQLLFSIYQSHRNAMHLTRYDDHYVLSFQQNLTFMHNPRLKGLLAEIPENSVVIVDHDSAEYIDPDVKALLKDFGEGAKKRGIQLNQWPVKLA from the coding sequence GTGAACCTGAAAACCTTACGACAGGATATTCCGGCCGGGCTGGTGGTGTTTCTGGTGGCGCTGCCGCTGTGCCTTGGCATTGCGCAGGCCAGCGGGCTGCCGCCGTTTGTCGGGCTGCTGACCGGCGTGGTCGGCGGGCTGGTGGTGACCACGTTCAGTCCGTCAAAGTTTGCCGTCAGCGGGCCGGCGGCCGGGCTGGTGACCATCGTCACCGGAGCGATTGAAACGCTGGGGTCGTTCTCCGCGCTGCTGCTGGCGCTGATTATCGCCGGGGTGCTGCAGTTTATGTTCGGCGTACTGCGCGCCGGGCGCTTTATCAGCCTGGTGCCGGGTACGGTGATCAAAGGCATGCTGGCGGCAATTGGTATTCTGCTGATTATCCAGCAGATCCCGGTGGCGCTGGGCGCAAAAGGGGAGAGCGACCTGACCTCGCTGCTGACCGGCGGTTCGCTAAATATCTCCCTGCCGGCGGTGGCGGTGTCGCTGAGCGGGCTGCTGATCCTCTGGCTGTGGACCACGCCCGCCGTGAAGCGCAATAAATGGCTGGCCTGGGCGCCCGGCCCGCTGGTGGCGGTGCTGCTGGGCTGCCTGGCGACCGTGTTTGGCGCGCGGCTGATGCCCGAGCTCTCTGCCGGTCTGCCGCGCATTTCACTGCCCGCGTTCGACAGCATTCAGGCGCTGACCGGCGAGCTGGAGCGCCCCGACTGGCTGGCGTGGCAGAACCCGGCGGTGTATATCGTGGCGCTGACGCTGGCGATTGTTGCCAGCCTGGAAACGCTGCTCAGCCAGGAAGCGCTGAAAAAGCTGCGGCCGCAAAATCCGCCGCCGTCGCCGGATAAAGAGATGCGCGCGCAGGGTATCGGTAATGCACTCTGTGGTTTTCTCGGCGGCCTGCCGATCACCGCGGTGATCGTGCGCAGTTCGGTCAACGTCAGCGCGGGGGCACAGAGCAAGCTGTCGATCCTGCTGCACGGCGTGCTGCTGCTGATCTGCGGGCTATGGTTCAGCGGCATGCTTAACGCCATTCCGCTGGCAAGCCTGGCCGCCGTGCTGCTGTATACCGGCTATAAGCTGGCGGCGCCGGGCCTGTTTGTCGCGCAGATGCGTCAGGGGGCGCAGCAGTCGGTGCCGTTCCTCGCCACCGTTGGCGGCATTCTGATATTTGGCATGCTGGCGGGGATCGGCATTGGCCTCGCGACGCAGCTGCTGTTCAGCATCTATCAAAGCCACCGCAACGCGATGCATCTGACGCGCTACGACGACCACTACGTGCTGAGCTTCCAGCAGAATCTGACCTTTATGCATAATCCACGGCTGAAGGGGCTGCTGGCGGAGATCCCGGAAAATAGCGTGGTGATTGTCGATCACGACAGCGCGGAATATATCGACCCGGACGTTAAAGCGCTGCTGAAAGATTTTGGCGAAGGGGCGAAGAAACGCGGGATCCAGCTCAACCAGTGGCCGGTTAAGCTGGCGTAG
- a CDS encoding DedA family protein → MDIFKSLVQALWQQDYATLADPTLVWAIYFVLFMILFLENGLLPAAFLPGDSLLILVGVLIAKGTMSFPLTIFILTTAASLGCWVSYIQGRWLGNTATVQKWLAHLPAQYHQRAHQMFHRHGLSALLIGRFIAFVRTLLPTIAGLSGLSNARFQFFNWMSALLWVLILTVMGFALGKTPIFRKYEDQLMFCLMLLPLVLLVFGLFGSLYVLWRKKHSNEKGNS, encoded by the coding sequence ATGGATATTTTCAAATCTCTGGTGCAGGCGCTGTGGCAACAGGATTACGCCACTCTGGCTGACCCGACGCTGGTCTGGGCCATCTATTTTGTACTGTTTATGATCCTTTTTCTCGAAAACGGCCTGCTGCCCGCCGCTTTTCTGCCTGGCGACAGCCTGCTGATTCTGGTCGGCGTACTCATTGCCAAAGGCACCATGAGCTTCCCGTTGACGATATTTATTCTTACCACCGCTGCCAGCCTCGGCTGCTGGGTCAGCTATATTCAGGGGCGATGGCTGGGCAACACCGCCACCGTGCAGAAATGGCTGGCGCATCTGCCGGCGCAGTACCATCAGCGCGCACACCAGATGTTTCACCGCCACGGGCTGTCAGCCCTGCTGATTGGCCGTTTTATTGCATTCGTCCGCACGCTGCTGCCCACTATCGCCGGCCTGTCTGGCCTGAGCAATGCGCGCTTTCAGTTTTTTAACTGGATGAGCGCCCTGCTGTGGGTGCTGATTTTGACCGTAATGGGCTTTGCGCTCGGTAAGACGCCGATTTTCCGCAAATATGAAGATCAGCTGATGTTCTGCCTGATGTTACTGCCGCTGGTGCTGCTGGTGTTCGGCTTGTTTGGTTCGCTTTACGTCCTGTGGCGCAAAAAACATTCTAATGAGAAAGGAAACTCATAA
- a CDS encoding pirin family protein yields the protein MITSRTAEQCGTADYGWLQARYTFSFGHYFDPKLLGYASLRVLNQEVLAPGASFQPRTYPKVDVLNLILQGTAEYRDSEGNHVTAQAGEALLLATQAGVSYSEHNTSKESSLTRMQLWLDACPLRENSAVQRMALPDCQRYTLLASPDGSDGSLQLRQQAWVHQVLLEPGESFSLPLHGARAYLQSIHGSLKAVTQSQQQESLTCGDGAFLREEQSVTLTAETPLRALVIDLPV from the coding sequence ATGATTACCAGTCGAACCGCAGAGCAGTGTGGCACAGCCGATTATGGCTGGCTGCAGGCGCGCTATACCTTCTCCTTTGGTCACTATTTTGATCCAAAACTGCTCGGCTACGCGTCATTGCGCGTGCTGAACCAGGAAGTGCTGGCACCAGGGGCTTCCTTTCAACCACGCACCTACCCGAAGGTCGATGTCCTCAATCTGATTTTGCAGGGCACGGCCGAGTATCGCGACAGCGAGGGCAACCACGTCACGGCGCAGGCGGGTGAAGCGCTGCTGCTGGCGACGCAGGCGGGGGTGAGCTATTCAGAACATAACACCAGTAAAGAGAGCAGCCTGACGCGTATGCAGCTGTGGCTGGACGCCTGCCCGCTGCGCGAGAACAGCGCAGTGCAGCGCATGGCACTACCTGACTGCCAGCGCTATACGCTATTAGCCTCTCCGGACGGCAGCGACGGCAGCCTGCAGCTGCGCCAGCAGGCGTGGGTGCATCAGGTGCTGCTGGAGCCGGGCGAAAGTTTCAGCCTGCCGCTGCACGGCGCACGCGCCTACCTGCAATCGATCCACGGTTCACTAAAGGCGGTAACCCAGTCGCAGCAGCAGGAAAGCCTGACCTGCGGCGACGGCGCCTTCCTGCGCGAAGAGCAGAGCGTGACGCTGACGGCAGAAACCCCGCTGCGCGCGCTGGTGATTGATCTACCGGTTTAA
- the exuR gene encoding transcriptional regulator ExuR, whose product MEPTDSRRLYQQLAAELKRRLEQGVYQVGDKLPAERFIAEEMRVSRTVVREAIIMLEVEGYVEVRKGSGIHVISQQQQNRVNTDSNLEFAHFGPFELLQARQLIESNIAEFAATQVTRQDIVQLMDIQAQARKEDRFRDSEWDMKFHVQIALSTQNSALAAIVEKMWLHRRHNPYWLKLHEHIDDKSIESWCEDHDNILKALMRKDPAASKLAMWQHLENTKQMLFHATTDDFEFNVDRYMFAENPVVTLDTAANDEK is encoded by the coding sequence ATGGAACCGACCGACTCGCGTCGCCTTTACCAACAGCTGGCCGCCGAACTGAAACGCCGCCTTGAACAGGGTGTTTATCAGGTGGGCGACAAGCTGCCCGCCGAACGTTTTATTGCCGAAGAGATGCGCGTCAGCCGTACCGTGGTGCGTGAGGCGATCATCATGCTGGAGGTGGAAGGCTATGTGGAAGTGCGTAAAGGCTCCGGCATCCACGTCATCTCCCAGCAGCAGCAGAACCGCGTTAACACCGACAGCAATCTTGAATTTGCCCATTTCGGTCCGTTTGAACTCTTGCAGGCGCGCCAGTTAATTGAAAGCAATATTGCCGAGTTTGCCGCCACGCAGGTGACGCGCCAGGATATTGTGCAGCTGATGGACATTCAGGCACAGGCCCGTAAGGAGGACCGCTTCCGCGACTCCGAATGGGATATGAAATTTCACGTGCAGATTGCCCTCTCCACCCAGAACAGCGCGCTGGCCGCAATTGTCGAAAAGATGTGGCTGCACCGCCGCCACAATCCTTACTGGCTGAAGCTGCACGAGCATATCGACGACAAATCGATTGAGAGCTGGTGTGAAGATCACGACAACATCCTTAAGGCGCTGATGCGTAAAGACCCTGCCGCCAGCAAGCTGGCGATGTGGCAGCACCTGGAAAACACCAAGCAGATGTTGTTTCATGCCACCACCGACGATTTTGAATTTAACGTCGACCGCTATATGTTTGCTGAAAATCCGGTGGTCACCCTCGATACCGCTGCCAACGACGAAAAATAG
- the uxaC gene encoding glucuronate isomerase, with protein sequence MSRFMSEDFLLESEFSRRLYHDYAADQPIFDYHCHLPPQQIAENYRFTNLYDIWLKGDHYKWRAMRANGVPEALCTGDASDRAKFDAWARTVPDTIGNPLYHWTHLELRRPFGITDTLLSPKTADAIWHQCNDLLAQDAFSARGIMQQMNVKMVGTTDDPVDDLRHHRALAADGSFATKVLPSWRPDKAFNIEAEGFTDYLQTLAAVSDTDITRFDDLKRALKTRLDHFAAHGCKVSDHALDVVLYGEADEATLDGILARRLAGTIPPESEVAQFKTAVLVWLGAEYARRGWVQQYHIGALRNNNRRQLQLLGPDVGFDSINDRPLAEPLSKLLDAQNRDNALPKTILYCLNPRDNEVLATMAGNFQGEGQPGKMQFGSAWWFNDQKDGMERQMTQLAQMGLLSRFVGMLTDSRSFLSYTRHEYFRRLLCQMIGRWVEKGEAPGDIALLGEMVQNICFNNARDYFAIEL encoded by the coding sequence ATGTCGCGCTTTATGAGTGAAGATTTTTTACTGGAGAGTGAGTTTTCCCGTCGGCTCTATCATGACTACGCTGCCGATCAGCCGATTTTCGACTATCACTGCCACCTGCCGCCGCAGCAGATTGCCGAAAATTACCGCTTTACCAATCTCTACGATATCTGGCTGAAAGGGGACCACTACAAATGGCGCGCCATGCGGGCCAACGGCGTGCCGGAAGCGTTATGTACCGGGGATGCCAGCGACCGCGCGAAGTTTGACGCCTGGGCGCGCACGGTGCCGGACACCATCGGCAACCCGCTGTACCACTGGACGCACCTTGAGCTGCGCCGCCCGTTTGGCATCACCGACACGCTGCTATCGCCAAAAACCGCCGATGCTATCTGGCACCAGTGCAACGATTTACTGGCGCAGGATGCCTTCAGCGCGCGCGGCATCATGCAGCAGATGAACGTGAAGATGGTGGGCACCACCGACGATCCGGTTGACGATCTGCGCCACCACCGTGCGCTGGCCGCAGACGGCAGCTTTGCCACCAAAGTTCTGCCGAGCTGGCGGCCGGATAAAGCCTTTAATATCGAAGCGGAAGGGTTCACCGACTATCTGCAAACCCTTGCGGCAGTCTCCGATACCGATATCACGCGCTTTGACGACCTTAAGCGTGCGCTGAAAACGCGCCTCGATCACTTCGCCGCTCACGGCTGTAAGGTGTCGGATCACGCGCTGGACGTGGTGCTGTATGGCGAAGCGGATGAAGCCACGCTGGACGGCATTCTTGCCCGCCGCCTGGCCGGGACTATCCCGCCCGAGTCTGAAGTCGCGCAGTTTAAAACGGCGGTGCTGGTATGGCTGGGCGCAGAATACGCCCGTCGCGGCTGGGTGCAGCAGTATCACATCGGCGCGCTGCGCAATAACAACCGCCGCCAGCTGCAGCTGCTGGGGCCGGACGTCGGCTTCGACTCAATTAACGACCGCCCGCTGGCGGAGCCGCTGTCGAAACTGCTGGATGCGCAGAACCGCGATAACGCGCTGCCGAAAACCATCCTTTACTGCCTCAACCCGCGTGATAACGAGGTGCTGGCGACCATGGCCGGAAACTTCCAGGGCGAAGGGCAGCCGGGCAAGATGCAGTTTGGTTCCGCCTGGTGGTTCAACGACCAGAAGGACGGCATGGAGCGGCAGATGACCCAGCTGGCGCAGATGGGCCTGCTGAGCCGCTTTGTCGGCATGCTGACCGACAGCCGCAGCTTCCTCTCCTACACGCGCCACGAATATTTCCGCCGCCTGCTGTGCCAGATGATCGGCCGCTGGGTAGAAAAAGGCGAAGCGCCGGGCGATATCGCGCTGCTGGGCGAAATGGTGCAGAACATCTGCTTTAACAACGCCCGCGACTACTTCGCCATCGAGCTGTAA
- a CDS encoding LysR family transcriptional regulator has product MAKDRALTLEALRVMDAIDRRGSFAAAADELGRVPSALSYTMQKLEEELDVVLFDRSGHRTKFTNVGRMLLERGRVLLEAADKLTTDAEALARGWETHLTIAAEALVSTELLFPLVERLADKANTQLSLMTEVLAGAWERLEQGRADIVIAPDLHFRASSEINTRKLYTLLSVYVASPEHPIHQEPEPLSETTRVKYRGIAVADTARERPVLTVTLLDKQQRLTVSTIEDKHRALLAGLGVGTMPYSMVEKDINEGRLRVVSPEYTREVDIIMAWRRDSMGEAKSWCLREIPKLLAKQRQS; this is encoded by the coding sequence ATGGCCAAAGATCGTGCTCTGACGCTGGAAGCGCTGCGTGTCATGGATGCCATCGATCGTCGGGGCAGTTTTGCCGCCGCCGCCGACGAACTCGGCAGAGTCCCCTCCGCCCTCAGTTATACAATGCAGAAGCTGGAGGAGGAGTTGGATGTGGTGCTGTTTGACCGTTCGGGTCACCGCACCAAGTTCACCAACGTCGGGCGCATGCTGCTGGAGCGCGGGCGCGTGCTGCTGGAAGCGGCCGATAAGCTGACCACCGATGCGGAAGCGCTGGCGCGCGGCTGGGAAACGCATCTGACCATTGCCGCCGAGGCGCTGGTCTCGACCGAGCTGCTGTTCCCGCTGGTGGAGAGGCTGGCAGACAAAGCCAATACCCAACTGTCGCTGATGACGGAGGTGCTGGCCGGCGCGTGGGAGCGCCTGGAGCAGGGGCGTGCCGATATTGTGATTGCCCCGGACCTGCATTTTCGCGCCTCGTCTGAAATTAACACCCGCAAGCTGTATACGCTGCTCAGCGTCTATGTTGCCAGCCCGGAACACCCGATCCATCAGGAACCTGAACCGCTGTCGGAAACCACCCGGGTTAAATATCGCGGCATTGCGGTGGCGGATACCGCCCGCGAACGTCCGGTGCTGACGGTAACGCTGCTCGACAAGCAGCAGCGCCTGACGGTCAGTACCATTGAAGATAAGCATCGTGCGCTGCTGGCGGGGCTGGGCGTCGGCACCATGCCGTATTCGATGGTGGAAAAGGATATTAACGAAGGGCGCCTGCGGGTGGTCAGCCCGGAATATACGCGGGAAGTGGATATTATTATGGCGTGGCGGCGTGACAGTATGGGTGAAGCGAAGTCATGGTGCCTGCGGGAGATACCAAAGCTGCTGGCAAAACAGCGCCAGAGTTAA
- a CDS encoding DUF1090 domain-containing protein has translation MTYRIILGASLLALATFSQAASLCEQKEQSIQHEIDLAQKHDNQRRVTGLERALTETRATCSDASLRDARQEKIKQHQQKVAERQQELKQVADGDDQEKIAKREKKLAEAQHELKEVQAAPY, from the coding sequence ATGACATACCGCATTATCCTCGGTGCAAGCCTGCTGGCTCTGGCCACCTTTAGCCAGGCGGCGTCCTTGTGCGAGCAGAAAGAGCAGTCTATCCAGCACGAAATCGACCTTGCGCAAAAGCATGATAACCAGCGCCGGGTCACCGGACTGGAACGTGCGCTGACGGAAACTCGCGCCACCTGTAGCGATGCCAGCCTGAGAGATGCACGTCAGGAAAAGATTAAGCAGCATCAGCAAAAAGTGGCCGAGCGCCAGCAGGAACTGAAACAGGTTGCGGACGGTGATGACCAGGAAAAGATCGCCAAGCGTGAAAAGAAACTGGCCGAAGCCCAACATGAATTGAAGGAAGTGCAGGCTGCCCCCTATTAA
- a CDS encoding phage holin family protein, translated as MADNRQSQGPGKGVINIGQRIVTTLVGMVETRIRLAVVELEAEKANLIQMLLMIGLTMLFTAFGLMSLMVLIIWAVDAQYRLMAIAITTGVLFALALILGLWTLAKSRRSTLLSATRKELSEDRKLLEDE; from the coding sequence ATGGCTGATAACCGTCAAAGCCAGGGCCCCGGCAAAGGGGTCATTAACATCGGGCAGCGCATCGTCACCACGCTGGTCGGCATGGTTGAAACCCGTATCCGTCTGGCGGTGGTGGAGCTGGAAGCTGAAAAAGCCAATCTGATTCAGATGCTGCTGATGATTGGCCTGACTATGCTGTTCACCGCGTTTGGTCTGATGAGCCTGATGGTGCTGATTATCTGGGCAGTAGATGCACAATACCGGCTGATGGCAATTGCCATTACCACCGGCGTGCTGTTCGCTCTGGCCTTGATATTGGGCCTGTGGACGCTGGCAAAATCGCGGCGTTCTACCCTGCTCAGCGCCACCCGCAAGGAGCTGTCGGAAGACCGCAAGCTGCTGGAGGATGAGTGA
- a CDS encoding MFS transporter yields MRKIKGLRWYMIGLVTIGTILGYLTRNAIAVAAPTLESQLHITTQQYSYIVAAYSACYTIMQPVAGYVLDVLGTKIGYAMFAIIWAIFCAATALAGSWGGLALARGAVGAAEAAMIPAGLKASSEWFPAKERSIAVGYFNVGSSIGAMIAPPLVVWAIVAHSWEMAFIITGVLSLIWALCWLVFYKHPKDQKKLDPEERDYILSGQEAQHQTNNGKKMSAWQILRNRQFWGIALPRFLAEPAWGTFNAWIPLFMFKAYGFNLKEIAMFAWMPMLFADLGCIVGGYLPPFFQRVFGVNLIVSRKLVVTMGAVLMIGPGTIGLFTSPYAAIALLCVGGFAHQALSGALITLSSDVFGRNEVATANGLTGMAAWTASTLFALVVGALADTLGFSPLFAALAVFDLLGAIVIWTLLKNQPISELEQKKNERVVGAVTQHS; encoded by the coding sequence ATGCGTAAAATTAAAGGGTTACGCTGGTATATGATCGGTCTGGTGACCATCGGTACCATTCTGGGCTACCTGACGCGCAACGCCATTGCGGTGGCGGCCCCGACGCTGGAATCTCAGCTGCATATCACCACCCAACAGTACTCCTATATCGTTGCCGCTTACTCAGCCTGTTACACCATTATGCAGCCGGTGGCGGGCTACGTGCTGGACGTGCTCGGCACCAAAATTGGCTATGCGATGTTTGCAATTATCTGGGCGATTTTCTGTGCCGCCACCGCGCTGGCAGGCAGCTGGGGCGGGCTGGCGCTGGCCCGTGGCGCAGTCGGTGCGGCGGAGGCAGCGATGATCCCCGCCGGGCTGAAGGCCAGCAGCGAGTGGTTCCCGGCGAAGGAGCGTTCGATTGCCGTCGGCTACTTTAATGTTGGCTCTTCCATCGGGGCGATGATTGCTCCCCCGCTGGTGGTGTGGGCGATTGTCGCGCACAGCTGGGAGATGGCCTTTATCATCACCGGCGTGCTGAGCCTGATCTGGGCGCTGTGCTGGCTGGTGTTCTATAAGCATCCGAAAGACCAGAAGAAGCTCGACCCGGAGGAGCGCGACTACATTCTTTCCGGCCAGGAAGCTCAGCATCAGACCAATAATGGTAAAAAGATGTCGGCCTGGCAGATCCTGCGCAACCGCCAGTTCTGGGGCATTGCGCTGCCGCGCTTTCTTGCGGAACCCGCGTGGGGCACCTTCAACGCGTGGATCCCGCTGTTTATGTTTAAGGCTTACGGCTTCAATTTGAAAGAGATCGCCATGTTTGCCTGGATGCCGATGCTGTTCGCCGATCTCGGCTGCATCGTTGGGGGCTACCTGCCGCCGTTTTTCCAACGGGTGTTTGGCGTAAACCTGATTGTCTCACGCAAGCTGGTGGTGACCATGGGCGCGGTGCTGATGATCGGCCCCGGTACTATCGGCCTGTTTACCAGCCCGTATGCGGCGATTGCGCTGCTGTGCGTCGGCGGCTTTGCCCACCAGGCGCTGTCCGGCGCGCTGATTACGCTCTCATCCGACGTGTTTGGCCGTAATGAAGTGGCGACAGCCAACGGCCTGACCGGGATGGCGGCGTGGACGGCCAGCACCCTATTTGCGCTGGTGGTCGGGGCGCTGGCGGATACGCTCGGCTTCAGCCCGCTGTTTGCCGCGCTGGCGGTGTTTGACCTGCTGGGCGCGATAGTGATCTGGACGCTGCTGAAGAACCAGCCGATTTCCGAGCTTGAGCAGAAGAAGAACGAGCGCGTAGTCGGGGCGGTGACGCAGCATTCGTGA
- a CDS encoding DoxX family protein, with product MKKLEDSGMVLARILMAVLFIVAGWGKLTNYEGTQQFMASMGIPALFVPLTVLLEFGGGLAIVFGFFTRTTALITAVFTILTAILAHSNFAVDGSTMFLKNVSIAGGFLLLAITGPGAFSIDRALGKKW from the coding sequence ATGAAAAAATTAGAAGATAGCGGTATGGTACTGGCGCGTATCCTGATGGCTGTGCTGTTTATTGTGGCAGGCTGGGGCAAACTGACCAACTACGAAGGTACGCAGCAGTTTATGGCCTCCATGGGCATTCCGGCGCTGTTTGTGCCGCTAACCGTGCTGCTGGAGTTTGGCGGTGGTCTGGCTATCGTATTTGGCTTTTTCACCCGTACCACCGCGCTGATTACTGCGGTGTTCACCATCCTGACGGCGATTCTGGCGCACAGTAATTTCGCCGTTGATGGCTCAACCATGTTCCTGAAAAATGTCAGCATTGCAGGCGGTTTCCTGCTGCTGGCTATCACCGGCCCTGGCGCATTCAGCATCGACCGGGCGTTGGGTAAGAAGTGGTAA
- the mzrA gene encoding EnvZ/OmpR regulon moderator MzrA translates to MPDFIKLPARSLRLLPWLALAVVALLGLAMVPALFRSDTALQIRASRQGISLPDGFYVYQRLNAQGIHIKSITPEQNSLVIKFDSQEQSAAAEKVLRELLPYGFDIARLDNQGASNWINRISLRTQSIG, encoded by the coding sequence ATGCCTGACTTTATTAAACTGCCCGCACGCTCGCTGCGGCTGCTTCCCTGGCTGGCGCTGGCAGTGGTGGCGCTGCTTGGCCTGGCGATGGTACCTGCGCTGTTTCGCAGCGATACCGCCCTGCAAATTCGCGCGTCGCGCCAGGGGATCAGCCTGCCCGACGGCTTTTATGTCTACCAGCGCCTGAACGCGCAGGGCATCCATATCAAAAGCATCACGCCGGAGCAGAATTCCCTGGTGATCAAGTTCGACTCCCAGGAGCAGAGCGCCGCCGCCGAAAAGGTGCTGCGTGAACTGCTGCCTTACGGATTTGATATCGCACGGCTGGATAATCAGGGTGCATCGAACTGGATTAACCGCATCAGCCTGCGTACGCAATCCATCGGCTAA